One region of Salvelinus sp. IW2-2015 linkage group LG1, ASM291031v2, whole genome shotgun sequence genomic DNA includes:
- the LOC111961855 gene encoding E3 ubiquitin-protein ligase Itchy isoform X2 gives MTQWEDPRTQGLLNDKPLPEGWEMRFTVDGIPYFVDHNRRTTTYIDPRTGKSSLENGPQITYVRDFKAKVQYFRFWCQQLSMPQHIKITVTRKTLFEDSFQQMMSFHPQDLRRRLWIIFPGEEGLDYGGVAREWFFLLSHEVLNPMYCLFEYAGKDNYCLQINPASYINPDHLKYFKFIGRFIAMALFHGKFIDTGFSLPFYKRILNKPLALKDLESIDPEFYNSLIWIKDNNLEECGLEMYFSVDKEILGEVTTHELKPDGGNVLVTEENKEEYIRLVAEWRLSRGVEEQTQAFFEGFNEVLPQQYLQYFDAKELEVMLCGMQEIDLVDWQRHTIYRHYARSSKQILWFWQFVKEMDNEKRMRLLQFVTGTCRLPMGGFADLMGSNGPQKFCIEKVGKENWLPRSHTCFNRLDLPPYKSYEQLKEKLMFAIEETEGFGQE, from the exons ATGACTCAGTGGGAGGACCCACGGACACAAGG GCTGCTGAATGACAAGCCCCTACCTGAAGGCTGGGAGATGAGGTTCACAGTGGATGGCATCCCCTACTTTGTGGACCACAACCGGAGAACCACCACCTACATCGACCCTCGCACGGGCAAATCCTCCCT TGAGAACGGGCCCCAGATCACCTACGTCAGGGACTTCAAAGCCAAAGTGCAGTACTTCAGGTTCTGGTGTCAG CAACTGTCAATGCCACAGCACATCAAGATCACCGTCACCCGCAAAACCCTGTTTGAGGATTCATTCCAGCAA ATGATGAGCTTTCATCCACAAGATCTCAGGCGGAGACTGTGGATAATTTTCCCCGGAGAGGAAGGCTTGGACTACGGAGGAGTGGCAAG ggaGTGGTTCTTCTTGCTATCCCACGAGGTGCTGAACCCAATGTACTGCCTGTTTGAGTATGCCGGCAAGGACAACTACTGTCTCCAGATCAACCCTGCCTCCTACATCAACCCCGACCACCTCAAGTACTTCAAGTTCATTGGACGATTCATTGCCATG GCCTTGTTCCATGGGAAGTTCATCGACACGGGATTCTCCCTGCCCTTCTACAAGCGCATCCTGAACAAACCCCTGGCCCTGAAGGACCTGGAATCCATCGACCCGGAATTCTACAACTCCCTCATCTGGATCAA AGATAACAACTTGGAGGAGTGTGGTCTGGAGATGTACTTCTCTGTGGACAAGGAGATCCTGGGGGAGGTCACCACTCACGAGCTGAAGCCAGACGGAGGCAATGTCTTGGTCACTGAGGAAAACAAAGAGGAATACATCAG GCTGGTGGCAGAGTGGAGGTTGTCCAGAGGGGTGGAGGAGCAGACCCAGGCCTTCTTCGAGGGCTTTAATGAGGTCCTCCCCCAGCAGTACCTGCAGTACTTTGACGCCAAGGAACTGGAG GTGATGCTGTGTGGCATGCAGGAGATAGACCTGGTGGACTGGCAGAGGCACACCATCTACAGGCACTACGCACGCAGCAGCAAGCAGATCCTCTGGTTCTGGCAG TTTGTGAAGGAGATGGACAATGAGAAACGTATGAGGCTGCTGCAGTTTGTCACCGGCACCTGTCGGCTTCCCATGGGCGGCTTCGCTGACCTCATGG ggAGTAATGGCCCACAGAAGTTCTGCATTGAGAAGGTGGGCAAAGAAAACTGGCTTCCAAGAAGTCACACTTG CTTTAATCGACTGGACCTGCCCCCCTACAAGAGCTACGAGCAGCTGAAGGAAAAGCTGATGTTTGCCATTGAGGAAACTGAGGGCTTCGGACAGGAGTAG